The candidate division WOR-3 bacterium genome has a segment encoding these proteins:
- a CDS encoding T9SS type A sorting domain-containing protein gives MILNFIIVYIWSQSTWTGGKDQFYFYDTTKFLNINNLDYFKPGGSLSLKYSGFIPLFELDTSSLSKVSKITEIDGFFYFLKSYPYAKIFYSNNLTILNEFPPYPNFQEFPPETVNDILKKGNIFLSCGKRYGQDLGYIYKFDVNSNSFIWPPITFPGINNIVKLYKNFPGIYISAASGRQYQWIKSNDLFSSYSTHQIANNILLEKSCIVPHYSISDTFLLGIFYYNGLRNIYYSDYNPPQGSWFNLYPSYRSFDAGEIVFDSITNRVYIPVVKAESSVIRVFNIETKTIDTTIYLDNSQIFNGLTLGKDKSIYAATFSKVYRSIDRKNFEIIGLLPRAYYVYQTSDYELLVGTYGPAKIFKADYFSSGDLESSVFISRNKKEGATFFKRVFIEGENLNYVRVQIRGDTLDSLQNAPPWSSLPYLNNGDTITHLNPYSRYFQYRIFINKTSSNKSPRVNRIYFTYDLDTTGPLITNCFISDGNISQSGIDIDDRLIIVFNEKTNKPYISLAGIDTLFYISGGTLLGSDSVRWKSDDTLYIYLYHALSPPQPGDTIKILKKFIKDIWKNSSLSYSLIGGTYDDLNPPKLKKIILTDGNTPDNGAGTGDTVIMIFSEKTNTPPIPPESLDSWFPIKNSWLNSGYSVQTLWKSQDTFLILFNGFGKEPLLRDDSVYVSNNNKIKDLGGNKIIPQKIKTTGSLDNKNPYISSAIFYDYKPFSPNPNSNFDHTIIKFSEPIILIKNISRTNIDSVFKLSFNHSWLSGNGNAERLELLNDTIFIIQFSTDGGNPTVREGDTITIDSLFFVDRNKNKIKGKIILERFLEIEEIFERDFSFSFNINKNIISINSDFPFYLNIFDLSGRKIFEGSYERGMKNFYLNLKKGIYFLSIKKKDKEILKKKIFIIKN, from the coding sequence ATGATTTTAAATTTCATTATCGTTTACATCTGGTCCCAGAGCACATGGACAGGAGGTAAAGATCAATTCTATTTTTATGATACAACAAAATTCTTAAACATAAATAATCTTGATTATTTTAAACCAGGGGGAAGTTTATCCTTAAAATATTCAGGATTTATACCACTTTTTGAACTTGATACTTCATCCTTATCAAAAGTATCAAAAATAACTGAAATTGATGGTTTTTTTTATTTTTTAAAATCGTATCCCTATGCAAAAATTTTTTATTCTAATAACTTAACTATTTTAAATGAATTTCCACCTTATCCCAATTTTCAAGAATTTCCTCCTGAAACAGTGAATGATATTTTAAAAAAGGGAAATATTTTCCTTTCCTGTGGAAAAAGGTATGGTCAAGACCTCGGATATATATATAAATTTGATGTAAATTCTAACTCTTTTATATGGCCACCAATTACATTTCCTGGTATAAATAATATTGTTAAATTATATAAAAATTTCCCTGGAATTTATATAAGTGCAGCTTCAGGAAGACAGTATCAGTGGATAAAATCAAATGACCTTTTTTCAAGTTACTCAACACATCAGATTGCTAATAACATACTTCTGGAGAAAAGCTGTATAGTTCCACATTACTCTATTTCTGATACTTTCCTCCTTGGAATTTTTTATTACAATGGACTTAGAAATATTTACTATTCCGATTACAATCCTCCTCAGGGAAGCTGGTTTAATCTTTATCCTTCCTATAGATCCTTTGATGCAGGAGAAATTGTTTTTGATTCAATTACTAATCGTGTTTATATTCCTGTAGTTAAAGCAGAATCAAGTGTAATAAGAGTTTTCAATATAGAAACTAAAACCATTGATACCACAATATACCTTGACAATTCACAGATATTTAATGGATTAACACTTGGAAAGGACAAAAGTATATATGCAGCAACCTTTTCAAAAGTATATAGAAGTATTGACAGAAAAAATTTTGAAATTATAGGTTTATTACCCAGAGCTTACTATGTATACCAAACCTCTGATTATGAACTCCTTGTTGGAACCTATGGACCTGCTAAAATTTTTAAGGCAGATTACTTTTCATCAGGTGACCTTGAATCATCAGTTTTTATTTCAAGGAACAAAAAAGAAGGGGCAACTTTTTTTAAAAGAGTTTTTATTGAAGGTGAAAATTTAAATTATGTAAGAGTTCAGATAAGAGGTGATACCCTTGACTCACTTCAAAATGCTCCTCCATGGAGTTCTTTACCCTATTTAAATAATGGAGATACTATCACTCACCTTAATCCTTATTCAAGATATTTCCAGTATAGAATTTTTATTAATAAAACATCCTCCAACAAAAGTCCAAGAGTTAACAGAATCTATTTTACCTATGACCTTGATACAACAGGACCTCTTATCACTAACTGCTTCATAAGTGATGGGAATATTTCACAATCAGGAATAGATATTGATGATAGGCTTATCATAGTTTTTAATGAAAAAACAAATAAACCCTATATAAGCTTAGCGGGTATTGATACATTGTTTTATATATCAGGTGGAACATTACTTGGTTCTGATTCTGTTAGATGGAAAAGTGATGATACTCTTTATATTTATTTATACCATGCTCTTTCACCACCCCAGCCTGGTGATACAATAAAAATTTTAAAGAAATTTATAAAGGATATTTGGAAGAATTCCTCCCTTTCTTATTCCTTAATAGGTGGAACATACGATGATTTAAATCCTCCTAAATTAAAGAAGATAATTTTAACCGATGGAAATACACCTGATAATGGTGCTGGAACAGGTGATACCGTCATCATGATATTTTCAGAAAAAACCAATACACCGCCCATTCCTCCTGAATCTCTTGATTCATGGTTTCCAATAAAAAATTCATGGCTAAATTCTGGATATTCAGTTCAGACTTTATGGAAATCACAGGATACTTTTTTAATCTTATTCAACGGTTTTGGAAAAGAACCACTTTTAAGAGATGATTCAGTGTATGTCTCAAATAACAACAAAATTAAAGACCTTGGTGGTAACAAGATAATTCCCCAGAAAATAAAAACAACAGGTTCTCTTGATAATAAAAATCCATATATTTCATCTGCAATTTTTTATGATTATAAACCCTTTTCTCCCAATCCAAATTCTAATTTTGACCATACTATTATAAAATTTTCTGAACCTATTATATTGATAAAAAACATTAGTAGAACAAATATTGACTCAGTTTTTAAATTATCCTTTAATCATTCCTGGTTAAGTGGTAATGGAAATGCAGAGAGATTAGAACTTTTAAACGATACAATATTTATAATTCAATTCTCCACAGATGGAGGAAATCCAACAGTAAGAGAAGGTGATACAATCACTATCGATTCCCTATTCTTTGTTGACAGAAATAAAAATAAAATAAAAGGTAAGATAATTCTTGAAAGATTTCTTGAAATAGAAGAAATATTTGAAAGAGATTTTTCTTTTTCTTTCAATATAAACAAAAATATAATTTCTATAAATTCTGATTTTCCTTTTTATTTAAATATTTTTGACCTTTCTGGAAGAAAAATATTTGAAGGTTCTTACGAAAGGGGAATGAAAAATTTTTATTTAAATCTTAAAAAGGGAATTTATTTTTTAAGCATAAAAAAGAAAGATAAGGAAATCTTAAAGAAAAAGATTTTCATAATCAAGAATTAA